From a single Pseudalkalibacillus hwajinpoensis genomic region:
- a CDS encoding 2-oxoacid:ferredoxin oxidoreductase subunit beta, protein MATFKDFRNQVKPNWCPGCGDFSVQAAIQRAAANVGLEPDDLAVVSGIGCSGRISGYINAYGFHGIHGRSLPIAQGVKMANRDLTVIASGGDGDGFAIGMGHTIHAMRRNIDVTYIVMDNQIYGLTKGQTSPTSAEGFKTKSTPSGSIESSLSIMELALSSGCGFLAQSFSTDLKDLVSIIEQGIQHKGFSLINVFSPCVTFNKVNTYDWFKQNLVSLKEIEGYDPTNRMIAMQTLMEHNGLVKGLIYHNPTKPSYQESVRGYSDEALSKQDLTLPEEKFTELMAEFM, encoded by the coding sequence ATGGCTACATTTAAAGATTTTCGTAACCAGGTAAAACCAAACTGGTGTCCGGGGTGCGGTGATTTCTCTGTGCAAGCTGCGATACAACGTGCTGCGGCAAACGTAGGGCTTGAACCAGATGACCTTGCAGTTGTGTCTGGAATCGGCTGTTCAGGAAGAATTAGCGGGTACATTAATGCGTACGGTTTCCACGGTATCCACGGTCGTTCACTTCCGATTGCGCAGGGTGTGAAAATGGCAAACCGGGATCTAACTGTCATTGCTTCCGGTGGCGATGGTGATGGATTTGCAATCGGAATGGGCCACACGATTCATGCGATGAGACGGAACATTGACGTAACGTATATTGTCATGGACAATCAAATCTATGGACTGACGAAAGGTCAGACGTCTCCAACAAGTGCTGAAGGATTTAAAACAAAAAGTACGCCTTCTGGGTCAATTGAATCCTCGCTTTCCATAATGGAGCTTGCTCTTTCAAGTGGCTGTGGCTTTCTGGCACAGAGCTTTTCAACCGATTTAAAAGACCTTGTCTCGATCATTGAGCAGGGAATTCAGCATAAAGGTTTTTCTTTGATTAACGTATTCAGCCCGTGTGTCACCTTTAACAAGGTAAACACGTATGACTGGTTCAAACAAAACCTTGTGAGCCTGAAGGAAATTGAAGGGTATGATCCAACAAATCGTATGATCGCGATGCAGACCCTGATGGAGCACAACGGACTGGTGAAAGGACTCATCTATCACAATCCAACCAAACCATCGTATCAGGAATCAGTAAGAGGCTACAGTGATGAAGCTTTATCAAAACAGGACCTGACCCTGCCTGAAGAAAAATTCACAGAATTAATGGCTGAATTTATGTAA
- a CDS encoding 2-oxoacid:acceptor oxidoreductase subunit alpha, with product MIEQLSWKVGGQQGEGIDSTGEIFAIALNRLGYYLYGYRHFSSRIKGGHTNNKIRVSTKEVRSVSDDLDMLIAFDQETIDVNAHELHSGGIIIGDAKFKPEKPEGCQATLVSIPFTEIATELGTSLMKNMVAIGATSAALGIDTSTYQNVVEEIFGRKGEKVVTNNMEAIQRGADAFIESEGRGVRALSLEKADGKNRMFMIGNDAIALGALAAGARLMAAYPITPASEIMEYLIKKLPEFGGTVIQTEDEIAAATMAIGSNYAGVRTLTASAGPGLSLMMEAIGLSGITETPLVIIDTQRGGPSTGLPTKQEQSDLLAMIYGTHGEIPKIVIAPSTVEEAFYDAIEAFNLAEEYQCPVILLSDLQLSLGKQTVEPLDYHKIEIRRGKLNASEIQEREDKSYFKRFEVTDDGVSNRVIPGTKNGIFHVTGVEHDETGKPSEVPQNRKDQMEKRLRKVHNLSFPVPIYKRENHEKPDLLLVGFNSTRGSIEEVIPRLEKDGIKVNHAQIRLVHPFPSDELKPLLDAAKKVVVVEHNATGQLASLVKMNAGYAEKITSLLKYDGNPFLPGDIHQQCKEMLANGYI from the coding sequence ATGATCGAACAACTTTCGTGGAAAGTTGGAGGACAGCAGGGGGAAGGAATTGACAGCACCGGAGAGATATTCGCAATAGCACTGAATCGTCTCGGGTACTATTTATATGGTTATCGCCATTTTTCGTCCCGCATTAAAGGTGGGCATACGAATAACAAAATTCGTGTCAGCACAAAAGAAGTTCGTTCTGTTTCAGATGATCTTGATATGTTAATTGCATTTGACCAGGAAACAATTGATGTGAATGCGCACGAGCTCCATAGCGGTGGCATTATTATTGGAGATGCAAAATTTAAGCCCGAAAAGCCAGAAGGCTGTCAGGCAACGCTAGTTAGCATCCCATTCACCGAAATCGCTACGGAACTTGGTACTTCATTAATGAAGAATATGGTCGCCATAGGCGCAACCAGTGCTGCCCTTGGCATTGATACGTCAACTTACCAGAATGTTGTTGAAGAGATTTTTGGAAGAAAAGGTGAAAAAGTTGTTACGAACAACATGGAAGCGATCCAGCGTGGAGCTGATGCTTTTATAGAATCAGAAGGGAGAGGGGTTCGAGCGCTATCTCTTGAAAAAGCTGATGGTAAAAATCGCATGTTCATGATTGGCAACGACGCCATCGCGCTTGGTGCCCTCGCTGCAGGTGCGAGACTTATGGCTGCCTACCCGATCACACCTGCTTCAGAAATTATGGAATACTTGATTAAAAAACTGCCGGAGTTTGGCGGTACGGTCATTCAAACGGAGGACGAGATTGCTGCAGCAACGATGGCGATCGGATCGAACTATGCTGGAGTCCGTACGCTAACGGCCTCTGCTGGTCCCGGGTTATCCCTTATGATGGAAGCGATTGGACTATCAGGAATAACGGAAACTCCTTTGGTCATTATCGATACCCAGCGAGGTGGACCGAGTACTGGTCTACCGACAAAGCAGGAGCAGTCGGATCTACTCGCGATGATTTATGGAACACATGGTGAAATTCCTAAAATCGTCATTGCGCCAAGTACGGTAGAAGAAGCTTTCTATGATGCGATCGAGGCGTTTAATTTAGCAGAAGAATACCAGTGTCCAGTTATCTTACTGTCTGATTTGCAACTTTCACTCGGGAAGCAAACAGTAGAACCTCTGGATTATCATAAGATCGAGATAAGGAGAGGGAAGCTTAATGCTTCTGAGATACAAGAGCGAGAAGACAAATCCTATTTTAAACGGTTTGAGGTAACGGATGATGGGGTGTCAAATCGAGTCATTCCAGGAACGAAAAACGGTATTTTCCATGTGACTGGTGTTGAGCATGATGAGACTGGCAAACCTTCTGAAGTACCACAAAACCGGAAAGATCAGATGGAAAAGCGTCTTCGAAAAGTCCATAATCTATCGTTTCCGGTGCCGATCTATAAACGAGAAAACCATGAAAAACCGGATCTCCTGCTAGTTGGTTTTAACTCGACGAGGGGAAGTATAGAAGAAGTGATACCTCGTCTAGAGAAGGACGGAATTAAAGTTAACCATGCTCAAATTCGCCTAGTTCATCCATTTCCATCAGATGAATTAAAGCCATTGCTTGATGCAGCGAAAAAGGTGGTCGTTGTTGAACATAATGCGACAGGTCAGCTCGCAAGTCTAGTGAAAATGAATGCAGGCTATGCTGAAAAGATTACTAGCTTGCTAAAGTATGATGGAAACCCATTCCTGCCAGGTGATATTCATCAACAATGCAAGGAGATGTTAGCGAATGGCTACATTTAA
- a CDS encoding dipeptidase translates to MNVYDAHCDVLCKMWQDPSLSFENGVGLHTNLEQMRKSGAKFQMFAIYVPESVPESAKFDCALDMVDIFHEKVIKPYDEVLPVYSKEEVENLPDGKIGVMLTLEGCDAIGKDVVRLKTLIRLGVRSVGLTWNYGNATADGILESRAAGLSDFGKRVVDLHNQHRIWTDVSHLSVRAFWDVIDQGRYVIASHSNAKAICTHPRNLDNHQLTALIEKDSLIGVTFVPKFLRNDRNAGISDIIHHIEHICSLGGVNNIGIGSDFDGIDQVPAGLERYDHYPRLIEELLKYYSHDQVEGFVGGNLLARIPG, encoded by the coding sequence ATGAACGTATATGATGCGCACTGTGATGTGCTATGTAAGATGTGGCAGGATCCGTCGCTATCTTTTGAAAATGGAGTCGGACTTCACACAAACCTTGAACAAATGAGAAAATCAGGAGCGAAATTTCAAATGTTTGCGATATACGTACCAGAAAGTGTACCCGAGTCGGCGAAGTTTGATTGTGCGCTAGATATGGTCGATATTTTCCATGAAAAAGTCATTAAACCTTATGATGAAGTGCTCCCAGTTTATTCGAAGGAAGAGGTTGAGAACCTTCCTGACGGGAAAATCGGGGTAATGTTGACTCTTGAAGGCTGTGATGCGATCGGGAAAGACGTGGTCAGACTTAAGACGCTGATTCGCCTCGGTGTCAGGTCGGTAGGTCTTACCTGGAATTACGGTAATGCCACAGCAGATGGGATACTGGAGTCAAGAGCCGCCGGATTATCTGATTTTGGAAAGCGGGTGGTTGACTTACATAACCAGCATCGCATCTGGACGGATGTGTCTCATCTCTCCGTCAGAGCATTCTGGGACGTCATCGATCAGGGGCGTTACGTCATCGCTTCTCATTCCAATGCGAAGGCGATTTGTACTCATCCGAGAAACCTTGATAATCACCAGCTAACTGCCTTAATTGAAAAAGATTCCCTCATTGGAGTGACGTTTGTTCCCAAATTTTTGCGGAATGATCGAAATGCAGGCATTTCAGATATCATTCACCATATTGAGCACATTTGTAGTCTTGGGGGAGTTAATAATATAGGAATTGGTTCAGACTTCGATGGAATTGATCAGGTGCCTGCGGGGCTTGAGCGCTATGACCATTATCCACGCTTGATTGAGGAGCTTCTCAAGTACTATAGCCATGATCAAGTAGAAGGGTTTGTAGGTGGAAATCTTCTCGCACGGATTCCTGGTTAA
- the spoVS gene encoding stage V sporulation protein SpoVS: MDILKVSAKSNPNSVAGALAGVLRERGNAEIQAIGAGALNQAVKAVAIARGFVAPSGVDLICIPAFTDILIDGEERTAIKLIVEPR, encoded by the coding sequence ATGGATATATTAAAAGTTTCAGCAAAATCCAATCCTAATTCTGTAGCTGGTGCACTTGCTGGCGTCCTTAGGGAACGCGGGAATGCCGAAATTCAAGCGATTGGAGCAGGTGCACTAAATCAGGCTGTGAAGGCAGTAGCCATCGCAAGAGGGTTTGTAGCACCCAGTGGCGTTGACCTCATTTGTATCCCTGCTTTCACTGATATCTTAATAGATGGTGAAGAGCGTACCGCAATTAAACTTATTGTAGAGCCTCGCTAA
- a CDS encoding TIGR00282 family metallophosphoesterase, giving the protein MQILFIGDVVGSPGRNMISTYLPRLKRKYKPTFTIVNGENAASGRGITEKIYRGFLEAGAQVITMGNHTWDNREIFEFIDRAPKLVRPANFPEGTPGNGSTIVNINGVEVGVINLQGRTFLPAIDDPFRKADELVEEMRERTPVIFVDFHAETTSEKQAMGWYLDGRVTAVVGTHTHVQTADERILPGGTAYLTDAGMTGPYDGILGMEREAVIKKFLTTMPVRFEVTKGREQLSGVFLTLDPKTGKAKKIERIAINEDHPFYD; this is encoded by the coding sequence ATGCAAATCTTATTTATAGGAGACGTCGTTGGCTCTCCTGGTCGCAACATGATATCGACTTATTTACCGAGATTAAAACGAAAGTACAAACCAACATTTACTATTGTGAATGGTGAAAATGCAGCGAGCGGTCGTGGCATTACAGAGAAAATATACCGAGGTTTCCTCGAAGCAGGTGCACAAGTGATTACGATGGGGAACCATACGTGGGATAATCGCGAGATCTTTGAGTTTATTGACCGCGCTCCGAAGCTCGTTAGACCAGCGAATTTCCCTGAGGGTACACCGGGAAATGGCTCCACAATCGTAAATATTAATGGTGTTGAAGTTGGCGTCATCAATTTGCAGGGTAGAACTTTCTTGCCTGCGATTGACGATCCATTTCGAAAGGCTGATGAGCTGGTTGAAGAAATGAGGGAACGAACTCCTGTTATCTTCGTAGATTTTCATGCTGAAACAACAAGTGAGAAGCAGGCGATGGGCTGGTATCTTGATGGAAGAGTAACTGCGGTAGTGGGCACACATACGCATGTGCAAACAGCAGATGAACGTATTTTACCAGGCGGAACAGCGTACCTGACTGACGCTGGCATGACTGGACCATACGATGGAATTTTGGGTATGGAACGCGAAGCTGTCATTAAGAAGTTTCTCACAACGATGCCTGTCAGGTTTGAAGTGACTAAAGGTCGGGAACAACTTAGTGGGGTCTTTTTAACATTGGATCCAAAAACTGGTAAGGCGAAAAAGATCGAACGAATTGCGATTAATGAAGACCATCCATTCTACGATTAA
- the rny gene encoding ribonuclease Y has translation MDIMIIISTMLVSAVVGAVVGFLVRKTIAEAKISSAELEAQRIIKEGKNDAEALKKEAMLEAKDENHNLRVEAEREIRERRNELQKQENRLVQKEEVLDRKSETLDKKEDSLERREDALTKKQRQIEEMEGKVEELLQEQQQELQRISGLTREEAKQIIFRESEQELEHELAQMVKERENYAKEEADKKAREVLSLAIQRCAADHVAETTVSVVNLPNDEMKGRIIGREGRNIRTLETLTGIDLIIDDTPEAVILSGFDPIRREIARNALDKLVQDGRIHPARIEEMVEKSRREVDEYIREVGEQSTFEIGVHGLHPDLIKILGRLKFRTSYGQNVLKHSMEVAYLTGLMAAELGEDVQLARRAGLLHDLGKAIDHEVEGSHVEIGVELATKYKEHPVVINAIASHHGDTEATSVISTLVAAADALSAARPGARRETLETYIRRLEKLEEISESFEGVEKSFAIQAGREIRIMVKPDLVDDVSSYRLAREITKKIENELDYPGHIKVTVIRETRAVEYAK, from the coding sequence ATGGATATAATGATCATCATCTCCACTATGCTGGTCTCTGCAGTCGTCGGAGCAGTTGTTGGATTTCTTGTTCGCAAAACGATTGCTGAAGCGAAAATCTCCAGTGCAGAATTGGAAGCGCAACGGATTATCAAAGAAGGTAAAAACGACGCGGAAGCTTTGAAAAAGGAAGCTATGCTTGAAGCGAAGGACGAGAATCATAACCTTCGTGTTGAGGCTGAGCGTGAAATTCGTGAACGCAGAAACGAGTTACAAAAACAAGAGAATCGTTTGGTACAAAAAGAAGAGGTCCTTGATCGTAAAAGTGAGACTCTTGATAAAAAAGAGGATTCCCTCGAAAGAAGAGAGGACGCTCTCACCAAAAAACAACGACAAATTGAAGAGATGGAAGGCAAAGTGGAGGAGTTGCTTCAAGAGCAGCAACAGGAACTTCAGCGGATTTCCGGCCTTACGAGGGAAGAAGCGAAGCAGATCATCTTCCGTGAAAGCGAGCAGGAGCTGGAGCATGAGCTTGCGCAAATGGTTAAAGAGCGTGAGAACTATGCAAAAGAAGAAGCTGATAAGAAAGCGAGAGAAGTATTGTCGCTTGCGATTCAGCGCTGTGCAGCTGATCATGTAGCAGAAACAACGGTTTCCGTTGTTAACCTGCCAAATGACGAGATGAAGGGTCGGATCATTGGTCGTGAGGGCCGAAACATTCGAACTCTTGAAACGCTTACGGGGATTGACTTGATTATCGATGATACACCAGAGGCAGTTATCCTGTCCGGTTTTGATCCGATTCGAAGAGAAATCGCACGTAATGCCCTGGATAAACTCGTACAGGATGGAAGAATTCACCCTGCACGAATTGAAGAAATGGTTGAGAAATCACGCAGGGAAGTGGATGAGTACATCCGCGAAGTTGGAGAACAATCCACATTTGAAATTGGAGTTCATGGACTCCACCCGGATCTCATTAAGATTCTGGGACGTTTGAAATTCCGTACAAGTTATGGACAAAATGTATTGAAGCATTCGATGGAAGTTGCTTATTTAACAGGACTTATGGCAGCGGAGCTCGGTGAAGATGTACAGCTTGCGAGACGTGCTGGTCTTCTTCACGATCTTGGTAAAGCAATTGACCACGAAGTTGAAGGTAGCCACGTTGAAATCGGCGTTGAGCTTGCAACGAAGTACAAAGAGCATCCAGTAGTGATAAATGCAATTGCATCTCACCACGGTGATACAGAAGCAACATCTGTCATTTCGACGCTTGTGGCAGCAGCCGATGCATTGTCAGCTGCACGTCCGGGAGCACGTCGTGAGACGCTAGAAACGTATATTCGTCGTCTGGAGAAGTTAGAAGAGATTTCTGAGTCATTCGAAGGTGTCGAGAAATCATTCGCGATTCAAGCGGGTCGAGAAATCAGGATCATGGTTAAGCCTGATCTTGTCGATGACGTCTCCTCTTATCGTCTTGCACGAGAAATTACAAAGAAAATCGAAAATGAGCTGGACTACCCTGGGCACATTAAAGTCACGGTCATTCGTGAAACAAGGGCAGTTGAGTATGCAAAATAA
- the recA gene encoding recombinase RecA, whose translation MSDRKAALDMALRQIEKQFGKGSIMKLGEQAEQRVSTISSGSLALDIALGVGGYPRGRVIEVYGPESSGKTTVALHAIAEVQRNGGQAAFIDAEHALDPVYAERLGVNIDELLLSQPDTGEQALEIAEALVRSGAVDMVVVDSVAALVPKAEIEGEMGDAHVGLQARLMSQALRKLSGAINKSKTTAVFINQIREKVGVMFGNPETTPGGRALKFYASVRLEVRRAETLKQGNDMVGNKTRIKVVKNKVAPPFKQAEVDIMYGEGISKQGEILDIGSNLEIVQKSGSWFSFEGERLGQGRENAKQFLKENPAIEAEIEGRVRAHHNLDADKKTDETAAAKDSLLPEEE comes from the coding sequence GTGAGTGATCGCAAAGCTGCCTTAGATATGGCATTAAGACAAATAGAAAAACAATTTGGTAAAGGTTCAATTATGAAGCTAGGCGAACAAGCCGAGCAGAGAGTTTCAACCATTTCCAGTGGTTCACTGGCTCTTGACATTGCTCTTGGTGTGGGTGGATATCCACGTGGCCGTGTAATCGAAGTATATGGACCTGAATCTTCAGGTAAAACGACTGTAGCCCTTCACGCTATCGCGGAAGTACAGCGTAACGGAGGCCAGGCTGCCTTTATTGATGCGGAGCATGCTCTTGATCCGGTATATGCAGAAAGACTGGGGGTTAACATTGATGAGCTATTGTTATCCCAACCTGATACAGGTGAACAGGCACTTGAGATTGCTGAAGCTCTTGTTCGCAGTGGTGCTGTTGATATGGTTGTTGTTGACTCCGTAGCAGCTCTTGTTCCAAAAGCTGAGATCGAAGGGGAAATGGGAGACGCTCACGTTGGTTTGCAAGCGCGTTTAATGTCCCAGGCGCTTCGTAAGCTTTCTGGTGCAATTAACAAATCAAAGACAACAGCGGTCTTTATTAACCAGATTCGTGAGAAAGTCGGGGTTATGTTCGGTAACCCAGAGACGACCCCTGGCGGGCGTGCCCTCAAATTCTATGCATCTGTTCGATTGGAAGTTCGTCGCGCAGAAACATTGAAGCAGGGTAACGATATGGTTGGTAACAAGACCCGTATTAAAGTTGTTAAAAATAAAGTTGCCCCTCCATTCAAGCAAGCTGAAGTTGATATCATGTACGGTGAAGGTATATCAAAACAGGGTGAGATTCTTGATATTGGTTCAAACCTGGAAATCGTTCAGAAGAGCGGCTCATGGTTCTCATTTGAAGGTGAGCGTTTAGGACAAGGTCGTGAGAATGCGAAACAATTCTTGAAAGAAAACCCTGCCATTGAAGCTGAAATTGAAGGTCGCGTTCGTGCCCATCATAACCTTGATGCAGACAAAAAAACGGATGAGACAGCAGCTGCAAAGGATTCGCTTCTTCCTGAAGAAGAATAA
- a CDS encoding DEAD/DEAH box helicase produces MKNFEDFALSNEVKKAVLELGFKEPTPIQEKALEPILEGRDMIGQAQTGTGKTAAFGIPVIEKVKKIGGPEAIILTPTRELAMQVAIELQKLSKYKGLNVLAVYGGEPIYHQIRALKRGVNIVVGTPGRMLDHLKRKTLRTENVHTAILDEADEMLDMGFIDDIELIFKQLPVERQSLLFSATIPAPIRKLSGKYLKNPITISVSKGDVTADTVEQVYYRTFESDKFDTLCRVIENESIRLGIIFTKTKKGASQLTESLKKRGYRAEELHGDLTQQQRSKVMNLFRRSQINFLVATDIAARGIDVAHVSHVINYDIPEDPERYVHRIGRTGRAGNKGVALTLVTPKDMRFLQSIESKIKLNLSAEPLQDETIDLDNIVKSVEKQLKTQKADSSVRETSELLLAKYDAHALVQAFLENAIQEKQNTTPSEYNFGETGGQNGMVRFFLNVGRNIDLHPKKLHSELSTMAGIDSDSVGRIDIFEKFSFFEIQEDVAPFVYEALRASGIDGKSIHLEPAKPQKSRV; encoded by the coding sequence ATGAAGAATTTCGAAGACTTTGCATTATCCAATGAAGTAAAAAAAGCCGTTCTTGAACTTGGTTTTAAAGAACCGACACCAATTCAGGAAAAAGCACTTGAACCGATTCTAGAGGGAAGAGATATGATCGGTCAGGCACAAACTGGAACAGGGAAAACAGCCGCTTTTGGCATTCCCGTAATTGAGAAAGTAAAGAAAATTGGAGGTCCTGAAGCGATCATACTGACGCCAACACGGGAGCTTGCGATGCAGGTAGCAATTGAGCTTCAGAAGCTTTCAAAATACAAAGGGTTAAATGTGCTCGCGGTTTATGGCGGTGAACCAATTTACCATCAAATTCGTGCTCTTAAGAGGGGCGTCAATATCGTCGTCGGAACACCGGGCCGTATGCTTGATCATCTAAAGCGAAAAACGCTTCGCACAGAAAACGTTCATACAGCCATTCTTGATGAAGCAGATGAAATGCTCGACATGGGCTTTATTGATGATATTGAACTTATTTTTAAACAGCTCCCTGTTGAACGGCAATCGTTGCTTTTCTCAGCTACAATCCCTGCGCCGATTCGGAAACTTTCAGGAAAATATCTAAAGAACCCGATTACGATCTCTGTTTCAAAAGGAGACGTGACAGCCGATACGGTCGAGCAGGTTTACTACCGTACATTTGAAAGTGATAAATTTGATACGCTCTGTCGCGTTATTGAGAATGAATCCATCCGTCTTGGCATCATTTTTACTAAAACAAAGAAAGGTGCGTCTCAGCTTACGGAGTCACTAAAGAAACGTGGCTATCGTGCTGAAGAACTCCATGGTGATTTAACACAGCAACAGCGTTCTAAAGTAATGAATTTATTCAGACGCTCTCAAATCAACTTCCTCGTTGCAACGGATATTGCTGCAAGGGGAATTGACGTTGCCCATGTGAGTCACGTCATCAATTATGATATCCCTGAAGATCCAGAGCGTTATGTACACCGAATTGGACGTACCGGACGTGCGGGGAATAAAGGCGTTGCCCTGACACTTGTAACACCTAAAGATATGCGTTTCTTACAGTCTATCGAATCGAAAATCAAGTTAAATCTTTCGGCAGAGCCACTTCAGGATGAAACGATCGATCTTGATAACATTGTAAAATCTGTTGAAAAGCAGCTTAAAACGCAAAAAGCCGATTCATCAGTTCGTGAAACCTCAGAGCTTCTTCTTGCGAAATATGATGCTCATGCACTTGTGCAGGCGTTTTTGGAAAATGCGATTCAAGAAAAGCAGAATACCACACCATCTGAGTATAACTTTGGTGAGACCGGAGGCCAGAATGGCATGGTCCGTTTCTTCCTTAATGTGGGTCGTAACATTGACCTTCATCCGAAGAAACTTCATAGCGAGCTTTCAACAATGGCTGGTATTGACTCTGATTCCGTTGGACGAATTGACATTTTTGAAAAGTTCTCGTTCTTCGAAATTCAGGAAGATGTTGCGCCGTTCGTATATGAAGCGCTTCGAGCTAGTGGTATTGATGGTAAATCAATCCACTTAGAACCAGCTAAACCCCAAAAAAGCAGAGTTTAA
- a CDS encoding competence/damage-inducible protein A, whose protein sequence is MNAEIIGIGSELLLGQIANTNAQFISTRLADLGINVFYHTVVGDNHERFKQVIKTAESRSDLLIFTGGLGPTKDDLTKETIAETLDRKLVYNEDAMNTIQAFYTKTGAHMSENNRKQALVIDGAEVLRNDNGMAPGMALTANERTYMLFPGPPKELYPMFTNYAEPYLLNQMKFGDTIFSRVLRFFGIGESRLETELEDLIDTQTNPTIAPLAGDWEVTLRLTAKADSKAEAEKLIDQTEQQIQKRVGQFLYGYDATTLAKEAFSMLEKKKWTISTAESLTGGMFSQQLTDLPGASSLFYGGVVCYSNQVKREVGVTKETLDTYGAVSEECAIELARSVRAKYKTDVGISFTGVAGPDPDEGKEPGTVFIGVASPSFEKVISLKLAGNRDAIRKRAVKHGFNTLLKLER, encoded by the coding sequence ATGAACGCAGAGATTATTGGTATTGGTTCAGAGCTTTTGCTTGGACAAATCGCAAACACGAATGCCCAATTTATATCAACAAGATTGGCCGATCTAGGCATTAATGTCTTCTATCATACAGTAGTTGGAGATAACCATGAGCGTTTTAAGCAGGTCATTAAAACAGCGGAATCAAGATCAGATTTATTGATTTTTACTGGTGGGCTTGGTCCAACTAAAGATGATTTAACAAAAGAAACCATTGCTGAAACGCTTGATCGTAAACTTGTTTACAACGAGGATGCAATGAATACGATTCAGGCGTTTTATACAAAAACGGGTGCTCACATGTCTGAGAATAATCGTAAGCAAGCTCTCGTTATCGACGGTGCAGAAGTTCTCCGCAACGACAATGGGATGGCTCCCGGAATGGCTCTTACAGCTAATGAGCGAACATACATGTTATTCCCTGGACCGCCTAAGGAACTTTACCCAATGTTCACAAATTATGCGGAACCTTATTTGCTCAATCAAATGAAGTTTGGGGATACCATTTTCTCACGCGTGCTTCGTTTCTTTGGTATTGGAGAATCCAGGCTTGAAACTGAGCTTGAAGATTTAATCGATACTCAAACGAATCCTACGATCGCGCCGCTTGCTGGTGATTGGGAAGTAACCCTGCGCCTGACTGCAAAAGCTGACTCAAAAGCTGAAGCAGAAAAGCTCATTGATCAAACCGAGCAACAGATTCAAAAGCGTGTAGGACAATTTCTTTACGGCTATGATGCCACCACGCTTGCAAAAGAAGCCTTTTCTATGCTAGAGAAAAAGAAATGGACGATTTCAACAGCGGAAAGCCTCACCGGAGGAATGTTCAGTCAACAGCTGACAGATCTTCCCGGAGCATCATCTCTTTTTTATGGAGGGGTTGTGTGTTACTCTAACCAAGTAAAGCGAGAGGTCGGCGTAACAAAAGAAACGCTCGATACTTACGGCGCCGTTAGTGAAGAATGTGCGATTGAACTTGCCAGAAGTGTGAGAGCGAAATATAAGACAGATGTCGGCATCAGTTTCACCGGCGTAGCGGGTCCTGATCCTGATGAGGGGAAGGAGCCGGGTACAGTGTTCATTGGGGTGGCATCCCCTTCTTTCGAGAAAGTGATTTCACTTAAACTTGCTGGAAACCGTGATGCCATTCGCAAACGAGCAGTGAAACATGGATTTAATACATTATTGAAGTTAGAAAGGTGA
- the pgsA gene encoding CDP-diacylglycerol--glycerol-3-phosphate 3-phosphatidyltransferase has protein sequence MNLPNKITVSRIFLIPVFLIFLLAPIPLGETEIAGTVLLNSHLIATAIFIFASVTDWIDGYIARKHNLVTNLGKFLDPLADKLLVTSAFVSLVELGAAPAWIIVVILSREFAVTGIRLVASSEGEVLAASNLGKLKTWIQIIAIIALLIENVPFEAIGFPFATISLWAALIITVYSGWDYFYKNRSVLLKSR, from the coding sequence GTGAATTTACCTAATAAAATTACAGTATCCCGCATTTTTTTAATCCCTGTATTCCTCATTTTTCTACTTGCGCCAATTCCACTTGGAGAAACGGAGATTGCAGGTACCGTTTTATTAAACTCTCATCTTATAGCGACTGCGATCTTTATTTTCGCTTCTGTGACTGACTGGATCGATGGCTACATCGCAAGAAAGCATAACCTTGTAACGAACCTTGGTAAATTTCTTGATCCGCTGGCAGATAAGCTGCTTGTTACTTCAGCATTTGTTTCTCTTGTTGAGCTTGGTGCTGCACCTGCCTGGATCATTGTTGTGATTTTAAGCCGTGAGTTCGCGGTAACAGGCATCAGGCTTGTTGCTTCTTCAGAGGGAGAAGTGCTTGCTGCAAGCAACCTTGGGAAGTTGAAAACATGGATACAAATCATCGCCATCATTGCACTCTTAATCGAGAATGTCCCTTTTGAAGCAATTGGTTTTCCGTTTGCGACAATTTCTCTGTGGGCGGCTCTTATTATTACAGTGTATTCAGGCTGGGACTACTTTTATAAAAACCGTTCCGTCTTGCTTAAATCTCGCTAG